The Lytechinus variegatus isolate NC3 chromosome 1, Lvar_3.0, whole genome shotgun sequence nucleotide sequence ggattcctctctgaatttcctatcaaatggtaccagtttcatgaaaattggtcaacacgtaacgacgcagtggccattgaaagttgaaggtcatgcccatttttgtcaaaacaaggagaaaagggcgggccgtagcgcgagaaccgacggaccgattggattaattttttttgttttgtgcttgggccatgttgaattttatgtataccaaattacaacgaattctgagacggtcgggtgcaaccactgggtgaatccagatggaatgacccgcATGCTAAATGGCGAATCGTGATTGGCTGTCAAGTAAACAAGTTAGGCTTAGTACCAGCCGTATATTGAAGCGAAGCAACTACAATAATGCAAGggttttgaaataaattatttgctTACCAGTCATCAGGTTTCTCTGCATCTGGATCATCAATGAGTTCTGGTTCATCTTCAAGCCATCCATCAGGTTGTACTGCAGTCTCATCAATGATCTCTTTAGGCTCATCTTCATCCCAATCATCAGGCTTTTCTGCACCAGGCTCTGGGATCCTAGATAATTCACAGATGGAGAGGAATGCATGATGAGATGATTTACCCTAGTGATCCCTATACATATGGCCGATATGCTCTAAGTCTACAAAATTTGTTCAAAGTTGTGTGGACAAACATATTAAATCCTAATGATTCTATTATGCACAATTTGTGACAATTTAATTTTGCTCAAAGTAAAAAGGTTTGGATTGGTCCACAGTTTGTGAcagccaggggcccgttgcataaaactttttttctaacCTGAGATTTCTAAGGTTGAAAACTCGGGTACCGTAGATTTCTCAGGTTGGCTACCTGAGATTGAAAAATCGATTGCATAAAGACTTTGGAAAACTCAGGTTGGTAACCAGAGTTTTATTAACCACGAATATTCGTGAACGAGGATGCGCACTGAAATTTGGGTAAAAAATAATTGCGCCCGTGTAAACTTGCGATTGTCTGCTAGCAACGTCAACGAAATGGCTTCACCAAATGaggtaatttatttttaaaaatacgttatttttgttcattgtaTCATGAAATACAGTTTTTGAAGTAATAACTATTAGATTCATCCATTCTGCTGAAAATATGTATCATTTTATCCCCGGCTAATCATCACGGCGCGGTGGTTTTCGCCCAAACAAATCCAATTGTAGCTGATGCTCACACCGTAGTTTAGCGGAGTAATGGTGCCCCTCTCCGCCGGAGCTCTGGCGTAGAGGTGGCCGTGTATGGAAGGGATGCAGtttgttagtagtagtagacgttCGATGTCGTAACGGCCGAATTTTTAACTTAGGTCTTTATCTGTTTATAGTTTTATAAATTCTTGATGATACTATGATTTCAGATACTGTTTATTTATAATATCGATATTCTATGTCTGACCAATTCATGCTCAGCAGAGAGTGAGTCAGAGTCAGAGTAGACTTGAGCCTGAGGAATGAGGTCGATCACGAAATAAGACATGATTCATTTTCAgttcaaaatgtcaatttcatCATGTATCGAAACCAAATTGAATTTGTGTTGTAATCATCCAATGTAGACTCCACATTGCTATAACATTGTCCTTAGACTTGTTGCCAATGGTtggcttattatttttttttaatctttgggGGATAAATGCTCACTTGTGTTTACACTCAACTAAGATAATATTACACTGTCATTTGTATTCTaatgtatttattcatcataTGACTAGGCTTTAATTAGTCTAAAGTAGGttgtattcttttaattatattttttgaattagGAAGAGTCTGTGGAACACCAGATCtgggtcaatatcatattttaccgaTGGTTGGCCTCACAAAAATTAGACCAAGAGcatcagtctctgtattttggttgttccgctgaagtagctgcgttggctcactcaccaataggGCCTAcatattattatacaaattaaaatcagGACAAAACCCGTCCTCCGAATTGCCGACGAGATTACACATGCAGGCTCGCACTAACACACTACTACTACGGTACTAAAGACTTCCCCAACAGTTTGCTCATTTAAGAAATCTCAACCATGTAACCtccagattattattattattattttcaacctccataattttattttcaattctagctgggggtgggggtgcatatggaagTTAACATCTTATAATCAAAACCTCCCCCTCTCCTTGACATATATAGACCGAAAATTACAAAGTAATTGATCAGTTAcataattaattacatttttataatatttttgttgatGTAGACTTAGATCTACTTgtaattgaaatttttaaaggagAAGTAGATCtactaggccgggggggggggggggactttcaTTGACAAgtagatttaaagaaaaattatcattcttaaaggggaagttcaccctgacaaaatgtttattgtaaaaatagcagaaaaaataaaaaatattcccaaaggtttgagaaaaaatcatcaagtgattaaaaagttattagaatttcaataatttgatttgtgacgtcatatgcgagcagcattcctacatagcaaatggtaaaaaatcaatgaaaagttattttctcagaaaattgttttcactctaccttttgtatatcaataggcaaatcatttcacacccgatcatgaatagaaaacaaaattaaggcatcaggaaccatacaaaatttgaatttcatgtattttatattacataacacatggggcagctgctcgtttatgacgtcacaaatccaaaactttgaactctaataactttttttactctttaacagattttcctcaaaccttcaccaatatattttactattttttctgctatttttacaacaaagttttcttctgggtgaacttcccctttaatgttttTGTGATTTAATTTCATGGTCATATTTCAGTGTTACTTTTGTTTTGGGggtttcttaaaataaaatttttcttCATTGCAGAAAACGCCAACCAAACGAAAGCGTGAAAATATGACAGAGCAGCATATCCAAATTCTGTGCGCATATGTCAGGGAAAAGAGGTCTGTGCTCTTCGGAAAGCCTTTGTCTCCCACTGATAGGGTAAGGTATTTACCTTTTTCTTCTAGAAATATGAAGCAGGCACAGATCTAGCCAGAATTAAACACAATACTATTTGTGGCCATATTTTTATCACAATCTGCACTCTTCAAAACTTACATaaaaggtaatcaagtatgaattgTTGTTTTGGACAGCCCTCAAGGGACAAAATTATACTCACTATTTTCTCTAGAATATCGAGAGACATTAAAAGTCAATATTCAATGACTATTTTCGCAACATAACAATATTTACCATGAACTAATTATGCAAAGCCTCAATATTCTGATATTTTGAGGTTGTTGACCTTAAGGTAGTTTACCTCTAGAGGTCAGCAGAGGTGAAATCTGACTGacatcattttaaaatgaaGCTTATAGCAAGATAAAACACTAGCATGggcggcggaagcagggggacgtgtcccccccttaAATTTGAAGTGGGGGATGGCCcccacaaaatattttgttgataacctttcttttttgcttgtcaattttgtttcctgcgttcCCCCATAAATTCACACAGGCCCCCCTGAAATGTTTGTGGTCCCCCTAACATTTAAGTTGATGACCTTATTCAGTTGATCCACttctaaaatttaggttgataacttttttttttggggggggggcttgtcaaatttttacttttatccatcccaaaatttcaagTGGACCTCccctaatttttgtttttatttatgcGTTAGTCATAATTTGTAACAGTTTTATGACCGAATTgagtaatgcaggtgagactgcaagaggcattccacttgttttttttttattgtacaagTGTATGGTGTGTTGTTTCCTGCAATGCCAATGTAATAAATTTCAAATGCTTGAaaatgacaatacattttccTCCTTTGTTAAATGCAGGTCTCTGATCAGCGCAAACAAGCTTGGGAAAATATTGCTAAGCAGCTTTCAGCGACCGGATGCCCCAGGAGTGGGGATGACGTGCGTAAGGCATGGTCCGACCTAAAGAAAAGGGCCAAAAAATATGAGGATGATAAGAAGAAGACTGGTAAGCCTACCTTTCTCGTAACAAATGGAAGAAGACATTTTTACTCCAATCGTTAAAGGGTGTAATGAGTCTTGTCGGTCCAAGGGGGGGATGGGGTAGGATGGTGTTGTTATGGTCCCCTTAGATCTTGACTGTGGATCTCAACAAAAAATTACATATTATTTAGAATTTGTGTGCTTATTAAATGTAATTAAATCATGTTGCTCTAATTACTAGAAGTTCATATAATTTTAATTATGGtggttaatattttttgtaacattCCTGAACaattttacttgaaaaaaattctagtatgaaattgatttttctttttatgaccACAGATCTTGAACTCATCCTGCAAAAGGTGGTTTTGTGGCATTTCCCCCAAAGATTATGGAAAATATACTTTTCAACTCTTAAAACCTTGATATAAGTTTGCTAGACTGTAGACAGGCTAGAGATCCAATTTGGTCTCATTTTAAGGCTTAATTCCGCTTAATAAGCGGAATATTCCAGCACTCTAAACAATGTATTTTGAATTTAATAGTCGTAATTAATGATAACTATTTTTGAAAAACTTGAATTTCCTTGTATAATTAACACTAAAAATTATTGCAGAGGAACTGTTTactcatatattttattttgttgggTAGGGAGGGGTGTATTAGGCATGATATTGATAAATGCATACCTTTTTTCGTACAGGCGGAGGCTCCTACAGGTTCAAGCCTATGTTGGAAGAGGTACTACTCACCATATCGGACAAAGCCTTACATGGCATAAAAGGGCAAAATAGTGAGACTGGGGCAACTCAACCAGtaagtattaattatttatGGGTAGTTGGAAAGTTAGTTGCAAAGTGGAAGTAAAATGTTCAACCTATGTTAGCTTAGCTTTTTGTTATCAACGTTGATTTCTAAAACAAGGTTAAGTTATGAAATGATGTAACTTTTAAAGTAAATTGATCTATTTCATGCAACATGGACATGAGGGTTATCAAGGCGTTCCACTTTTGGGAGGAAAGATATCCTGTGCGTTGTTCTTATCAAGTCTACCTCCAAAAATATGAAtgcataattgctgagaaatgagcaaaataatcaCAGAATTCCATGAAATGTCGCCATTTTTttgaagcaatattaatacagtGTCCCACAtaatgcttttctgtgttaatGATCACCAGAATTGTCAATTACGAGCTAAGATTTAAAGATTTTACAAGGATAAGtatacattaatgtaccagatctagatctaagaTAATAttgtgacaattaaccttgatttcagagtctttctcatgaaataattgtttgctgcaactactgacttttacctttaaacatctcaccatagtatgATTATGTagttttacattgttttaatattcatttctaatttaTCGTATCCATATAGTGCTCACAAAACACAGAGGCATGCAACCTTCTGCACCAGATGGGACAGGTGGAAGACGACGATGTGGAGAGATTGGGAGATGGAGAGGAAGATCTGGATCAAGATCAAGATCAAGaaaatcccccccaaaaaaaaagaaatttggtaTCACAAGGAAATTTGTATCAAGAGATGCTTCTGAGGAATCAAGAAGCAATGCTGGAGACCCAACAAGGCATTCTAGCGACCCTCAATGCCATGTTGGGGGTCCTTCAAGAATATGTGAGCAaacatgattgatttttttttctaaaaaggaagactgttttcacaaaatattgctaaaattgaaacttcattaactttgttatttcttatccgatttccatgaaatttttggcactttgctctgtgaattctactctatgtatttatataaatattttcagcccggaccatcctttCAACTAGAtaacaaaagatttttttttcttcttggtaGAATTGCTTCTTGGTTCTTCATTAGCATCTCTTGGTACACATTTATCCTGCAAAAAAATCCACTCATGCTGCTATAGACTACTGAAGTAATgacattacatttatttttgcatttcattgtcttttatacaatattttggtagagcatgatggaAACTCACAAAAACCCAAATTTTGTtggaatcggtccatgggggcccTAATATGAACTCAAAAATATGTAActagccccattgaagtcaatgtattatttatttgtctGTTTCCTAACATTTAGAAGTAGGTCAATAATAATTTGACTTCAATAGGATTAATTGTGTATTATGTCATACCTTGAGGCCCGCATGGACAgattctcaccaaatttggGCTGTGGGGGTTaccatcatgctctaccaaattATTGtatcaacaagtggaatgcctctggcagtctcacctgcatcacgcgattcaatatagcagcagtgctgaccttgaaaactactataaaataattattcacaaaaacaccattcatgtaatgatacaatactatgttcaaTGGCATTTGacttttgtcatgtgacctgcaactcgcatgagatgtttagtgatacttggttactcttttttactaagtttcatgaatcagatccataaacattcaaagttatggtaattcaacagattccctcaatttggccaaagttcattaccctaaatgacctttgatcttggtcatgtgaactgaaactaaggcaggatgttcagtaatgcttgattaactttatggcaaaccttcggttaagatttggtgttgacgctgccgccgtcagaaaagcggcgcctataaaAAAAAccagaaaaacaatgaaatgctACAAGGGAATTTTTATGATGTCATAGGGTTACTCTGTAATGCTAGTACTGTATGATTCATCTCGTATTCTGATCCATCTCATACTCTGATCCATCTCAAAAGCATTTTTTAGATGATAAGCAATACAGAACCACCATTCAGATGAATgaactttttattgatagaagAAAAAAGTGCTTCGCATCTGATCATTGATGACATGCCATAGTCCATACTGACACCACTAATAACCATTTCGGCAACACAACTGAGGAAACAAGCAAAATTAGTCATGTTGGTTGGATCAGTCAATTACTGTTCCTGATGGGaaattaatatattcattaCTACCATTTTTCCTTCCTCGAACTTTTGGGACAAATTAAAAGACTCCACATTTATCCAGTCATGAGGACATTTTAGATCAAATTGTGTTTTATATTGCATATGAAAGTTCccagcattaaaaaaaaataatttcaaatattccaaaaaaaatatttgaagttCAGTATAATGCCAATAATACTAAATTCATTATACTGCAAAATGGTCAGTGTAAAGTCAAAATAATTGCAGCCAACAATGTCATTCtcttttttaatgcatttgCTTCTAGAGGGAGGCTCAAGATTGGCTGGAATTTCTATTCTAAATTTCCATCACTGTAGCAAACTTTGATCTGTAAAATTTTGTAGGTTTGGATGTTTATTTCAATTGCTATTCCAAATCTTTGAAAATTGGATTATAAAGGATC carries:
- the LOC121407147 gene encoding uncharacterized protein LOC121407147 gives rise to the protein MRTEIWVKNNCARVNLRLSASNVNEMASPNEKTPTKRKRENMTEQHIQILCAYVREKRSVLFGKPLSPTDRVSDQRKQAWENIAKQLSATGCPRSGDDVRKAWSDLKKRAKKYEDDKKKTGGGSYRFKPMLEEVLLTISDKALHGIKGQNSETGATQPCSQNTEACNLLHQMGQVEDDDVERLGDGEEDLDQDQDQENPPQKKRNLVSQGNLYQEMLLRNQEAMLETQQGILATLNAMLGVLQEYVSKHD